The Myxococcota bacterium genomic sequence TCTCGGTCTCGCGCGTGGGCTCGAACGCGCAGGTGAAGTCGATGAAGTCGATCGCCGGCACGCTCAAGACCACGCTCGCGCAGTACCGCGAGGTCGAGGCCTTCGCGCAGTTCGGCAGCGACCTCGACAAAGTGACTCAGGAGCAGCTCGCGAACGGCCAGCGACTCACGCTCATGCTGCGCCAGGGGCAGTACAAGCCGCTGCCGGTCGAGGAGCAGGTGGTGCAGATCTACGCGGCGACGCCGCGCGCGGACGGCAAGCCGTCGTGGCTGCGCAACTACCCGGCCGAAGACGTCACGCGCTACATGGACGAGATGAGCGAGTTCCTGCGCGTGAAGCATCCGGCGGTGCTCGAGGAGCTGCGCCGGTCGGGAGCGCTCGGCGATGCCGTGCGCGGGAAGCTCGACGAGGCGCTCGACGCGTTCGCCAAGGTCTTCCAGCCCAGCGCGGCGCCGGCGTAGTCACAGAGCATGGCCAGCGTCAGAGAGATCCGCAGCCGGGTGGCTGCGATCAAGAAGACCCAGAAGATCACGAGCGCCATGCGCATGATCTCCGCGGCGCGGCTCGCACGCGCGCAGCAGGCCGCGGAGGCGTCGCGTCCGTTCGGCCGCAAGCTCGCCGACGTGTTCGCCTCGGTCGCGGCCGGTCTCGACGCCGACGCGCACCCGTTGCTCGCGGCGCGCGCGAAGAAGCGGAAGCTCGACGTCCTTTTGGTCACGAGCGACCGCGGCCTGTGCGGCGCGTACAACACGAACCTGATCAAGCACGCCGCGGCGCTGCTCGCCCGGCGCCAATCCGAATTCCAGTCGATCTCGGTGCTCGCGGCGGGCAAGCGCGGACGCGACTTCTGCCGCCGGCGCAGGATCGACATGCCGCAGTCCTGGATCGGCCTGGCGAGCCCGACTGCGGACGATGCGCGCGCGATCGCGCGCTATCTCATCGAGCGCTATCTGGCCGGCGAGAGCGACGAGGTCGTGATCGTGGCGGCGCGCTTCGTCTCCGTGCTCACGCAGA encodes the following:
- the atpG gene encoding ATP synthase F1 subunit gamma is translated as MASVREIRSRVAAIKKTQKITSAMRMISAARLARAQQAAEASRPFGRKLADVFASVAAGLDADAHPLLAARAKKRKLDVLLVTSDRGLCGAYNTNLIKHAAALLARRQSEFQSISVLAAGKRGRDFCRRRRIDMPQSWIGLASPTADDARAIARYLIERYLAGESDEVVIVAARFVSVLTQTPSHVTVLPVMELEREDAPAPVPLPYEIEPDPESLLARLLPTMVEFAVFRALLENAASEHGARMTAMENATENTKELIISLTLDANKARQTQITTELTEIVAGAEAL